One genomic window of Deinococcus aetherius includes the following:
- a CDS encoding glycosyltransferase has translation MTLEALGRAGSAFEPIRVLEIELSAPLPRLDRTESPSGPAYSRARALVRLHGEPLGLLDLALPPGGLTGEDLAGLIWRDLAEEVNDHLRRDGVPPLVTLSAQGVTGVSEPRCAQERVRFLERAPFASVIVATRDRAPSLPTVLDALLAQEYPHYEVIVVDNAPSGGATRELLRTRYGHDPRVRYMREDRPGLSNARNCGARHALGEILAVTDDDARPDPRWLSEVARGFQAGRNVGCVTGATLAMSLDTAPELWFEQYGGFNKGFARRVYDLARQRGPSGLYPYAAGTFGSGVNCSFRKSALLAVGGFDPSLGAGTPSMGGEDLSIFLEVLSRGYELAYEPGALVYHAHRTTYDALKRQMFGYGAGLTAYLTRTLLTRPARLLDLLARVPNGLGYALNPRSGKNKGKNAGYPAELTRLELRGMLYGPVAYLRSRRQARSRLSLPLTRVGTR, from the coding sequence GTGACCTTGGAGGCGTTGGGGCGTGCCGGGTCCGCCTTCGAGCCGATCCGGGTGCTGGAGATCGAGCTGAGCGCACCGCTGCCCCGGCTCGACCGCACCGAGTCCCCGAGCGGGCCCGCCTATTCGCGCGCGCGCGCCCTGGTCAGGCTGCACGGCGAGCCGCTCGGGTTGCTCGATCTGGCGCTGCCCCCCGGGGGACTGACGGGCGAGGACCTCGCCGGCCTGATCTGGCGCGACCTCGCCGAGGAGGTGAACGATCACCTGCGCCGCGACGGTGTGCCGCCGCTCGTGACGCTGTCGGCCCAGGGGGTGACGGGAGTCTCCGAACCGCGCTGCGCCCAGGAGCGGGTGCGCTTTCTGGAGCGGGCGCCTTTTGCCAGCGTGATCGTCGCTACCCGCGACCGCGCACCGTCCCTGCCGACGGTGCTGGACGCCCTGCTGGCCCAGGAGTACCCGCACTACGAGGTCATCGTGGTGGACAACGCGCCGAGTGGCGGCGCCACCCGCGAGCTGCTGCGTACGCGCTACGGACATGACCCGCGCGTGCGCTACATGCGCGAGGACCGCCCCGGCCTGTCCAACGCGCGCAACTGCGGCGCTCGCCACGCCCTGGGCGAAATTCTTGCCGTGACGGACGACGACGCGCGGCCCGACCCCCGCTGGCTTTCCGAGGTCGCGCGGGGCTTTCAGGCGGGCAGGAACGTCGGGTGTGTCACCGGCGCCACCCTGGCGATGAGCCTCGATACCGCGCCAGAGCTGTGGTTCGAGCAGTACGGCGGCTTCAACAAGGGCTTCGCGCGCCGCGTCTACGACCTCGCCAGACAGCGCGGCCCCAGCGGGCTCTACCCCTACGCGGCGGGCACCTTCGGCTCGGGGGTCAACTGCTCGTTCAGGAAGTCGGCGCTGCTGGCCGTGGGCGGCTTCGACCCGTCGCTGGGCGCGGGCACGCCGAGCATGGGCGGCGAGGACCTTTCGATCTTCCTAGAAGTGCTGTCGCGCGGCTACGAACTGGCGTACGAGCCGGGGGCCCTGGTGTACCACGCGCACCGCACGACCTACGACGCCCTGAAGAGGCAGATGTTCGGTTACGGCGCGGGCCTGACCGCCTACCTGACCAGGACCCTGCTCACCCGCCCCGCCCGGTTGCTCGACCTCCTGGCGCGCGTGCCCAATGGCCTGGGTTACGCCTTGAACCCCCGGTCGGGGAAGAACAAGGGGAAGAATGCCGGGTACCCGGCGGAACTCACCCGGCTGGAACTCAGGGGAATGCTGTACGGCCCCGTCGCCTACCTGAGAAGTCGCCGCCAGGCGCGGAGCAGGTTGTCCCTCCCTCTCACTCGCGTAGGGACGAGATGA